In the Juglans microcarpa x Juglans regia isolate MS1-56 chromosome 6D, Jm3101_v1.0, whole genome shotgun sequence genome, one interval contains:
- the LOC121233951 gene encoding SNF2 domain-containing protein CLASSY 4-like has product MMNYSLPIAKRTRQGRALIYEEYHEEKKKEKRKDNNGVDSVTPSVPSRGSRKKLAEMIKGISRFERLGDNCKMETQSETVSMPGRSAEASVEEIRVNDCAEEGSESMNLVGRESLGLKNKKCTKMEFEGLDNVDEIMVDYSEEDVVFLAEGVDLDCVNSNSSRLTLGLQRDEGVICIDADDETDLSAKHVNESGVLKYNGVRGSDEMISLLKGKVESSCLIFDDRECKGMAARTRSRFRLLKRNENEDGGDDATSAVSKRNNDKDVDGNVLSDWLRRNVDEDGGGEVILETSLESSSSEDDNNDDDYEAKQLQSCWDSKKISSNSSSQEDEEEEVAGESKNMNRGSKKRGRPKKFDAGVKRRRYGLDFVVDSDKDIDVNNHEEGSVNVLHYVAKRTRSHFISKCRKKKMKLGTFSHPLCVDEEEVESSSGHDDSNEGGDDAYESEDDLSDDEAYHAGKKTLSTRGKYKSDKGNRGERVQSTKRMPTKCKGIRWEKSCNVMKILIDSILEKEELRLEELASSGDEACKDESNPSVSETYLPLKFTFGTEESNSQKKSEDDKKMDELWAELELALRASEIGSVDSAKVENEDALPPEDDVDSASLCHLGNHQIILDEQVGFRCAFCSYVKMEIKYILPSFSTHPCGKSDWRDSGEQ; this is encoded by the exons ATGATGAACTATAGCTTGCCTATAGCGAAGAGAACCAGGCAAGGGAGAGCCCTAATTTACGAGGAGTAccatgaggagaagaagaaggagaagaggaaggatAATAATGGGGTTGACTCGGTCACTCCAAGCGTACCCAGTAGAGGTAGTAGGAAGAAATTGGCGGAGATGATTAAAGGCATTAGTCGGTTTGAGAGATTAGGGGATAACTGTAAAATGGAGACTCAGAGCGAGACTGTTTCTATGCCTGGTAGAAGTGCGGAGGCCAGTGTGGAAGAGATTCGTGTGAATGATTGCGCTGAAGAAGGCAGTGAATCGATGAATTTGGTGGGCAGGGAGAGTCTGGGGTTGAAGAATAAGAAATGTACTAAAATGGAATTTGAGGGATTGGATAATGTGGATGAGATTATGGTGGATTATAGCGAGGAAGATGTGGTGTTTTTGGCTGAAGGGGTGGATTTGGACTGCGTGAACTCGAATTCTTCGAGACTGACATTGGGGTTGCAGAGAGATGAGGGAGTTATTTGTATTGATGCTGATGATGAGACTGATTTGAGTGCGAAACATGTAAATGAAAGTGGTGTTTTGAAGTACAATGGGGTGAGGGGTAGTGATGAAATGATTTCATTGTTGAAGGGAAAGGTTGAGAGTAGTTGCTTAATTTTTGATGATAGAGAGTGTAAGGGTATGGCGGCCAGGACTCGGTCGCGGTTCAGATTGTTGAAAAGGAATGAGAATGAGGATGGTGGTGATGATGCTACATCGGCTGTTTCGAAGAGGAATAATGATAAGGATGTTGATGGCAATGTTCTCTCTGATTGGCTGAGAAGGAATGTGGATGAagatggtggtggtgaggttATTCTGGAGACATCGTTGGAATCGTCCTCTAGTGAAGATGACAATAATGATGACGattatgaagcgaaacaatTGCAAAGCTGCTGGGATTCTAAGAAGATCAGTTCGAATAGCAGTAGTcaagaggatgaggaagaggaagttGCTGGGGAAAGCAAGAATATGAACAGAGGAAGTAAAAAAAGAGGAAGGCCTAAAAAATTTGACGCTGGGGTCAAGAGGAGGAGATATGGATTGGACTTCGTGGTGGATAGTGACAAAGATATCGACGTTAATAATCACGAAGAGGGTTCTGTTAATGTGCTTCATTATGTAGCAAAACGAACCCGTTcccattttatttcaaaatgcagaaagaaaaaaatgaagcttGGAACTTTTAGTCACCCTTTATGTGTTGATGAGGAGGAAGTGGAGTCTTCATCTGGACATGATGACAGTAATGAAGGCGGTGATGATGCTTATGAGAGTGAAGATGATCTTAGTGATGACGAGGCTTATCATGCTGGCAAGAAAACTTTGTCTACTAGAGGCAAATATAAGAGTGACAAAGGTAATCGTGGTGAACGTGTGCAATCCACCAAGAGGATGCCCACCAAATGTAAGGGCATCCGCTGGgagaaaagttgtaatgtcaTGAAGATTCTTATAGATTCCATTTTGGAGAAGGAAGAACTTCGTCTAGAAGAGTTGGCTTCTTCCGGAGATGAGGCTTGCAAAGATGAAAGCAATCCATCAGTTTCCGAGACGTATCTACCCCTGAAATTCACTTTTGGAACTGAGGAGTCAAATTCACAAAAGAAATCagaagatgataaaaagatGGATGAACTTTGGGCTGAGCTTGAGCTTGCACTCAGAGCTAGTGAAATTGGTTCGGTCGATTCTGCTAAG gttgaaaatgaagatgccCTTCCTCCAGAGGATGATGTTGATAGTGCTAGCCTTTGCCACCTAGGGAATCATCAGATTATTCTTGATGAACAAGTTGGATTTAGATGTGCATTTTGCTCTTACGTCAAAATGGAGATCAAGTATATTCTACCATCTTTT AGTACACATCCTTGTGGAAAATCAGACTGGAGGGACTCGGGGGAGCAATGA